The Candidatus Rokuibacteriota bacterium genome has a segment encoding these proteins:
- a CDS encoding DUF2889 domain-containing protein: MIASPHLEGRDRYERVMEGRVDGTPAEAFTHTVRIADDDFAVEVRAVCTPPPGYEVREAAARVLGGGADPAIARTFQDLAGARMVGGFTKRLTEVTGQRAGAGLFVDAGIEVARLARQVTRLPAAAVADLRPGDARRCWELDTSGWADLPDSCFTYTQAGRALFETREVSTPMAAQLYSPPPGAVKIFQRRKLSRLVRTGRRLDLFHSMHDNVHGFDLHYEVDLGAGAIVAADAVVSRLPYRGICDEPQRKIASMVGQPVDALLRKRIQTLLGGAGGCAQLYDLTADLLKLLTVA; this comes from the coding sequence ATGATCGCCTCCCCCCACCTCGAGGGCCGCGACCGCTACGAGCGGGTGATGGAAGGGCGGGTGGATGGCACCCCTGCCGAGGCCTTCACCCACACGGTGCGGATCGCCGACGACGACTTCGCCGTGGAGGTGCGCGCCGTCTGCACCCCGCCGCCCGGCTACGAGGTCCGCGAGGCCGCGGCGCGCGTCCTGGGCGGCGGCGCCGATCCGGCCATCGCCCGCACCTTCCAGGACCTCGCCGGCGCGCGCATGGTGGGCGGCTTCACGAAGCGCCTGACGGAAGTGACGGGCCAGCGGGCCGGGGCCGGGCTCTTCGTGGACGCCGGCATCGAGGTTGCCCGCCTGGCCCGCCAGGTGACGAGACTCCCGGCCGCTGCCGTCGCCGATCTGCGCCCCGGTGATGCCAGGCGTTGCTGGGAGCTGGACACCTCGGGCTGGGCCGACCTGCCCGACTCCTGCTTCACCTACACGCAGGCGGGGCGCGCGCTCTTCGAGACGCGCGAGGTGAGCACGCCCATGGCGGCCCAGCTCTACAGCCCGCCGCCAGGGGCCGTGAAGATCTTCCAGCGGAGGAAGCTCTCGCGGCTGGTGCGCACGGGACGGCGCCTCGACCTCTTCCACTCCATGCACGACAACGTCCACGGCTTCGATCTCCACTACGAGGTCGACCTGGGCGCGGGCGCCATCGTCGCGGCCGACGCGGTGGTCTCGCGGCTGCCCTACCGCGGCATCTGCGACGAGCCGCAGCGGAAGATCGCCTCGATGGTCGGCCAGCCCGTCGACGCGCTCCTGCGCAAGCGCATCCAGACCCTGCTCGGCGGCGCCGGGGGCTGCGCCCAGCTCTACGACCTCACGGCCGATCTCCTCAAGCTCCTCACCGTCGCCTGA
- a CDS encoding metal-sensitive transcriptional regulator, with the protein MIDEEAKAKTLGRLRRIEGQVQGIQRMLQEDKYCVDILLQLSAVQGAVEQVQKLVLGHHIASCVTEAIRSGNARERQKKMDELLDVFSRFGGR; encoded by the coding sequence ATGATCGACGAGGAGGCGAAGGCAAAGACCCTGGGGCGGCTCCGGCGCATCGAGGGGCAGGTCCAGGGCATCCAGCGCATGCTGCAAGAGGACAAGTACTGCGTGGACATCCTCCTCCAGCTCTCGGCGGTGCAGGGCGCCGTCGAGCAGGTGCAGAAGCTCGTGCTGGGGCACCACATCGCCTCCTGCGTCACGGAGGCCATCCGCTCCGGGAATGCGCGGGAGCGGCAGAAGAAGATGGACGAGCTGCTCGACGTCTTCTCCCGCTTCGGCGGCCGCTAG
- a CDS encoding heavy metal translocating P-type ATPase — MAEPATRLDFPVKGMHCAACVGKVEGALLGVPGVSRAAVNLATERATVWLDPERVGLPALRAAVDAAGYAVPEEIAATPEAEDRERAERRAEDRRLRLKFSVGALLSVPVLLGSMHELFPWAPAVLREHWVLFALTTPVQLWVGWQFHAAFLRELRHRSASMNTLVSIGTSAAYLFSVAVTLWPHTFMATGAMPYYEASALLMTFLILGRWLEARARGGTSEAIRRLMALQPRTARVLRDGREEDVAISDVAAGDLLRVRPGERIAVDGLVVEGASAVDESMLTGESLPVEKTAGASVVGGAVNRTGTFTFRATRVGKDTVLAQIIRLVEEAQGSKAPIQRLADRVAAVFVPVILAVAAVTFGVWWAWGPEPAFFYAIANAVGVLVIACPCAMGLATPTAIMVGTGKGAELGVLIKSAEALEQLHKVGVVIFDKTGTLTVGKPAVTDLVPAEGASADELLALAAAAEQGSEHPLGEAIVSAAKARGLALPPVSEFQAVPGQGVDALAEDGRILLGNARLMAARGIEVGTLEARARQLAKDGKGAVFVAFGGEALGLIAVADVLKPEAPSAVAALQALGLEVVMLTGDTHLTGEAIARQAGIGRVLADILPDQKAAEIKRLQAEGRLVAMVGDGINDAPALAQADVGIAMGSGTDVAMEAADVTLMRGDLHGVTTAVALSHRTIRIIRENLGWAFGYNLVLVPVAAGVLYPVAGILLSPILAGAAMALSSVSVVANSLRLKRFTAASQPRGGMAMAKDPVCNMEVDPKKAAAQTNYKGQMIYFCAVGCKVKFDQNPEKYLPK; from the coding sequence ATGGCCGAGCCAGCCACTCGTCTCGACTTTCCCGTGAAGGGCATGCACTGCGCCGCCTGCGTCGGCAAGGTCGAGGGCGCCCTCCTCGGCGTCCCCGGCGTGAGCCGCGCGGCGGTGAACCTCGCGACGGAGCGCGCCACCGTCTGGCTCGATCCCGAGCGGGTCGGGCTCCCCGCCCTCCGGGCCGCCGTGGACGCGGCCGGCTACGCGGTGCCCGAGGAGATCGCCGCGACGCCCGAGGCCGAGGACCGCGAGCGGGCGGAGCGCCGGGCCGAGGACCGCCGTCTGCGTCTCAAGTTCTCCGTGGGCGCCCTCCTCTCCGTCCCCGTCCTCCTCGGCAGCATGCACGAGCTGTTCCCGTGGGCGCCGGCCGTGCTGCGCGAGCACTGGGTCCTCTTCGCCCTGACGACGCCGGTGCAGCTCTGGGTGGGCTGGCAGTTCCACGCGGCGTTCCTCCGGGAGCTCCGGCACCGCTCGGCGAGCATGAACACGCTCGTCTCCATCGGGACCAGCGCCGCCTACCTCTTCAGCGTGGCCGTGACGCTCTGGCCGCATACCTTCATGGCGACGGGCGCCATGCCGTACTACGAGGCCTCGGCGCTGCTGATGACCTTCCTCATCCTGGGCCGTTGGCTCGAGGCGCGCGCCCGCGGCGGCACCTCGGAGGCCATCCGCCGGCTCATGGCGCTCCAGCCGAGGACGGCGCGCGTGCTCCGCGACGGGCGGGAGGAGGACGTGGCGATCAGCGACGTCGCGGCGGGCGACCTCCTGCGGGTGCGGCCGGGCGAGCGCATCGCCGTGGACGGCCTGGTGGTGGAGGGCGCCTCGGCCGTGGACGAGTCCATGCTCACCGGCGAGAGCCTCCCCGTCGAGAAGACGGCGGGGGCCTCCGTGGTCGGCGGCGCGGTCAACCGCACCGGGACCTTCACCTTCCGCGCGACGCGCGTGGGCAAGGACACCGTGCTGGCGCAGATCATCAGGCTCGTGGAGGAGGCGCAGGGCTCCAAGGCGCCCATCCAACGGCTGGCCGATCGCGTGGCGGCGGTCTTCGTCCCGGTGATCCTCGCCGTCGCGGCCGTGACCTTCGGCGTCTGGTGGGCCTGGGGCCCGGAGCCCGCCTTCTTCTACGCCATCGCCAACGCGGTGGGCGTGCTCGTCATCGCCTGTCCCTGCGCCATGGGCCTGGCCACGCCGACCGCGATCATGGTGGGCACCGGCAAGGGAGCCGAGCTGGGCGTGCTCATCAAGAGCGCCGAGGCGCTGGAGCAGCTCCACAAGGTGGGCGTCGTCATCTTCGACAAGACCGGCACCCTCACGGTGGGCAAGCCGGCCGTCACGGACCTGGTCCCCGCCGAGGGCGCCTCGGCCGACGAGCTCCTGGCGCTGGCGGCCGCGGCGGAGCAGGGCTCGGAGCACCCCCTGGGCGAGGCCATCGTGTCGGCGGCCAAGGCGCGCGGGCTCGCGCTGCCGCCCGTCAGCGAGTTTCAGGCCGTGCCCGGCCAGGGCGTGGACGCGCTGGCCGAGGACGGCCGCATCCTGCTCGGGAATGCGCGCCTCATGGCCGCCCGCGGGATCGAGGTGGGGACGCTCGAGGCCCGCGCGCGGCAGCTGGCCAAGGACGGCAAGGGCGCGGTCTTCGTCGCCTTCGGGGGCGAGGCGCTGGGCCTGATCGCGGTGGCCGACGTGCTCAAGCCCGAGGCCCCGAGCGCCGTGGCGGCCCTCCAGGCGCTGGGCCTCGAGGTGGTCATGCTCACGGGCGACACGCATCTCACGGGCGAGGCCATCGCCCGCCAGGCGGGCATCGGCCGCGTCCTCGCCGACATCCTGCCGGACCAGAAGGCGGCCGAGATCAAGCGGCTCCAGGCGGAGGGACGGCTCGTGGCCATGGTCGGCGACGGCATCAACGACGCCCCCGCGCTGGCCCAGGCCGATGTCGGCATCGCCATGGGCTCGGGGACGGACGTGGCCATGGAGGCCGCGGACGTCACCCTCATGCGGGGGGACCTGCACGGCGTGACCACCGCCGTGGCGCTCTCCCACCGGACGATCCGCATCATCCGCGAGAACCTCGGCTGGGCCTTCGGCTACAATCTGGTCCTGGTGCCGGTGGCGGCGGGCGTGCTCTACCCGGTGGCGGGCATCCTGCTGTCGCCGATCCTGGCGGGGGCGGCCATGGCGCTGTCGTCCGTCTCCGTCGTCGCCAACAGCCTGCGCCTGAAGCGGTTCACGGCGGCAAGTCAGCCACGAGGAGGAATGGCCATGGCAAAGGATCCGGTGTGCAACATGGAGGTGGACCCGAAGAAGGCCGCCGCCCAGACCAATTACAAGGGGCAGATGATCTACTTCTGCGCCGTGGGGTGCAAGGTCAAGTTCGACCAGAACCCCGAGAAGTATCTGCCGAAGTGA